The Homalodisca vitripennis isolate AUS2020 chromosome 7, UT_GWSS_2.1, whole genome shotgun sequence DNA segment aattttgtttctttttctgtttgtaattgtatttaaatattgccAATGAAGTGAATAATTCATTCATACAGTCAAACCTCAATATAAAGAACCTCAGGATTACTAAAAATTCGTTATATCGAGGTTGTGAGAATGCTTTATTCGTTATGTAGAGGTGAAATTTGCATTGATTCTTATGGAGACTTCTAGgggattaaaaaaatgtgttatatcaAGGAATTTGTTATATTGAGGTTTGACTGTACTAtcataatgtttcaaaataatctttaattaaataaatctttatttgtcgtTCAAATTCTTGcaatcattgacaatgtcatattGCAGCCTAGGgcatggtcaaaataaaacaattttatcaaaataatttaaacttaaactaacattaaaaaaagaaaaaaaacagtgCTGTAGTAACATAAATTAGTCAGTGaaggttaatttaaataaactaggcctagatatataaattaaacagtaaataaacaattgtcaaaatttacatataaaaattattatatacgagggtaattcggaaagtaaggtccgattcgcgttaaccagacaaacagtaagcgAGCAGGGAAATGCGCATGCGCCCTGACTACCGGTATGCATTGCACGCAGaacgacgccatttgcagtgaaatcgttgtagtctgctgttgtctgtgcctttttaaaatgtttaaaactattgaacgtcccgccgactatgaaatacggtctgtgatacggtttttgacagcaaggaacgtttcagcagcggatattcatcgatagataagtgaagtgtactgtccaaatgcaatgagtgacagcaaagtgcggaagtgggtgagaggttttaaagatggacgggaaaatgtccatgacgaaccacgatctggtcggccgtcagtgatcaccgaagatttggtgaaagccATCGATGAAAAAATTCGTGAATATCGGCGATTCACTGCTTcttcattagcaatagaatttccaaacgtgagcacgttgtttaaaattgtttctgaaattttggattttcgcaaattgtgctcacgctgggttcccaggctgcttactgaggaacacaaaaaaagaataatgggtattgttcttgaatttttgatccaatatcatcagAAAGGGgataaccttttagaccacattgtgacgggtgacgagacatgggtttctcacataaccccagaaacgaaacgccagtcaatggagtggcgtcACTCGACGTCACTGGTTAAAGTGGTTAACAAGACTGGTTATCTTCGCAGGCGGCCGACTTCTATGATAccggcattcaaaaacttgtagatcgttatgacaagtgtttacacaaaagtggaaattatgtagaaaaatagtgattgatgtcaggaatcaaataaaacaagttttttgaaaaaatatggtgtggtttttttttaataaaaaaacggaccttactttccgaattaccctcgtatctaaaatgtaatgtttttttaattctaaaaactcaTAGCATATAAAACTACGTGCTAGTCATGAGATGTAAAAACTTTTGTtagcaatataaacattttaatgatgaACACTTTCTCTTGCAGGATTTAAAGCCTAATAATCTTCTAGTCAATTCAAAAGGAGTGTTGAAAATCGGGGATTTTGGTCTGGCAAAATTTTTTGGTTCGCCTACCAGAATATACACTCATCAAGTGGTAACAAGATGGTACAGGTGAGTGTCTTTGACTTTGGATAAGTctgtaataatctaaatttaaggTATGTATTTAAGCAAAACTTGCATACTTAATGTATTAATCCTGTATTGACAGTCATGGAATTGACCTCAGATTGTGCTAAGTATAGTATTTGTGgcattttaaaagataaactgCAACGTACTGTATctttaaatattcttcaaaaaagaaaactaatcagctgcaataattttgttttttatttatttctgcaaGTTTGTCAAAATAAGAGCAGTTTACAAATGAAAGGAAAATTCAATCTAGTTTTGTACTTTTGAACTCATTGGTATTCCTTATtgtagatattttattgtttctgaCTTTACTGTCGGCTCCATAAATCAGCTAATAAAGATTTCTTGCAGTTCCTGAGGTTCATTTTTCTGTGGTATATTACTGTGTTGGGGGTTTTATTTATTCTGGTAATACGATATGCTAAATCTAATGCACTTACCAATGGCATGAATTTGATGGTCTATCATTGCTTTGAAAAAGCCACTTTATAAGGTAAAAATTTACCTTGCCCATCAGTTTTATACGCTGATGATACTACACTTTTGAGCTGGAATAAAAGTTTGGATATACTGCTTGAGGACGAAACACAAGCCATAGAAACTGCATTAGAATGGTTTGAAGCAAACAACCTTGttgtaaatagtaacaaaacagaaaaaattattttttccttgactcactatatttataaagatgtaaAGCCTGTAAAACTGTTGGGACTTCACCTAGATAGTAGATTGAGCTGGGACCAACACATTCAAGAGTTATGCAAAAAATTATCTAGAGTCACATTTCTTTTACGTAAGCTTTTGAATTCTGTGACAACGAATATGCTAATTACTACCTATTATGCCTTTTTCCATTCTCATCTTAGATATGGCATTACACTATGGGGTAATAGCTGTGGTTCTCAAAAGGTTTTCATATGGCAAAAGAGAGCCCTAAGGGTAATAAAAAATGTCCCAGAAAGAGAGTCCTGTGAGCCTCTTTTTAAAGAACTACAGATAATGACTCTACCTAGCCTATACATTTACTGTTGCTTGGTTGAtgttaaagaaaatctaaaaacacTCAGGGTTAGACAAGAAGTTCACAGATATCCTACTAGGAAAAACCATACGATagaaatgttaccaataaaattagaaaaaactagaaGTAGTCActgtattatgaaattaaagatGTTCAATAAACTGCCTCAAGAGGCATggcatgtaacattaaaaagatttaaggCAGTTTTAGAACATTGGCTCAAAGataaagcgttttactctgtacaaagttatttggcctgtgatattagtaccttaagattttaaaattagtgtagtaccccctgtttatttatttaattgttaataatttatctattacaatttatccttttgtaaatttttctgttatatcgttgttacatttttaaattttagctaaatTAGAGCTAAGCCTGGTTGATGaaagaatgtaataattgttaCCTGTAACATTGACTAAGCCCGCTAGACAAGTTTGTTAATGTACACAATATATAATAGTGGGATTTAAGCTTTAGCATAGAATGACTTTGTCGattgcatattttatgtttaaagacaataaacttTCTCATTTCTCTATATATAGTAACTATAATgcctttaaacaaaaataatagtagCATTCAATAACGGATATATAAGTATCGATTAGTTAGAAATTCAGTACCTTGGAGCCACCTCGCACTtcttttaaagaaagaaaaatattcttcgagatagtacctaaattcaagctcagatcatgtgaccgctcataaaggttatctttaactttggtactactggtagtaatatatttatggtaACCTAATCTAGACCcactaatattgtacaataacaaAAGTAGATAGGGATAAAGTGATCCACTTCTCACCTACATCACTTCCTTTCGAGAGACAGGAAGCAAGAACCAAATGTCTTAATGACATGTTATTTTTGcaataagtcaaataaagtctgttctttcgaATAATGTAGTCTTTTTAGACCCTTGGTAagatgaactaaaataaaataaatagtggcATCCAGATCATACTAAAGtactacatttttttgttttaagtacgAGGCACATCCAGAAAGTAAGCATACTGAGGCTCTCACGGTTGGATGGACTTTTTTAGATTTGTTAACGTAGCCTGTAATGTAGCCTGATTCCTTCCCTCCACAACAAGACTGATTCTAGGTCAGTATGTTGAGAACTGTCGATGTAACATTGAATTTAgtgaaaaatgtcaatccaatctccTGCCAAGTGCGAAACACGCAGCGTCATCCGTTATCTCATTCGGAAGGGAAAAACTCCAATTGACGATCATAATGAGGTAAAAACTGCATGAAAAACCTAGGAATCACAAGAGTATGTTCAAGTGGTCTCGCAAGTTTAAAAACTTGTACGTCTGTGCATGATGATCAGAGGAGTAGAAAACCTTTAATTGTGATTGACATTctcaaaaaattgaaaatgcgCTCCGTAACGATCGCAGATTTACTTTGGATGAACTTTCGGCGATATTTCTGCAAACCTCCAGATTCCTGCTACATGAAACCATCGTAGAAACCCCTCGGATATAAGAAAATGTCCACCAGGTGGATCCCAAAACACTTGATAAACCAACACAAGAAGACTTGGCAAGAGTTTTCGAGACAATCACTACAAACGACATGTAGATAAATTGCTCTACACCATCGTTTGGAATTATGCAGAttttacctcattataaaccTTAACCGGAGTTTTCCCTTCCAAACGAGATAATGGATAATACCACTTTTTTGCACTTGGCAGGAGATTGGATTGACGTTTTTCACAAAACTATTTTTGCATCGACAGATTTCAATGAACTGGTCTCATTGGGAAAGAGAGGAATCAGGCTACACAGCAGTGTagccaacatttaaaaatatccttCTGCCAATGACTTTCTGGATCTGGATATACCTTGTATGTTATGTTAGTTTGAAGCTATTATTTAGTCAAGTAGAATAATTATTTCTCTTTcgcataatattgtaataatactgtttcatgcatataaaaaaatactattgttgaaatataacatgttaccgggggtaatttcaatataaatataaaacattttttaaataagttcatCAAACCATTATATTTACTGAAACTAgagaaatttatgaataatttgcatattttgtaattttaatttagcagataTATTCGATCTCTGTAGGAATGGTCTCCCCCTAAAACAAACCAAataatctaaaacaataaaataaataattatttatacaaatatggaTAGTAAAAAAACAgacttttatgaaaaaaagttataaacgaCAATTGACAATCAAATAACTTGTAATATGTcttatatttttaccaaatatctTTGCAAAACGTGAAAAATTGGCTTGCCAATAGAGGTAATTCATTTGCCAGATCTTGGGTTAATATTGTATAAACGATAATATACATTATGTTAATAGTTTCATCATCAATATTAGGTTAGAATAAGGCGTGATATCACAACACTGATGGTACCAATGATGTTTCGTGGAATTGTATtactttttgtgtaaaaaaattattcttacaacTTACTGTGTTCAGTAATAATGATTGcgctaattaaataaaattcatgaaaaaatGTTGAGACCAGGTTATCCATTTCTATATTAGATTAAGACTCCACCGTGTTCAACTCTATGATCTCTTGAactttatgttttgttttcttgaacAACTTTTTTCTTACACTTGTTAGTGTAGCAACATAACATTTTAACCACATTATATCAGAGTATGATGTTGCAATTGTACAGATCACCAGAGTTGCTGTTCGGTGCACGTATGTATGCAGTGGGCGTGGACATGTGGGCTGTGGGGTGTATACTGGCAGAACTTCTGCTGAGACTACCGTTTCTGCCAGGAGAGTCAGACTTGGACCAGCTCACCAAAATTTTCCAGGCCTTGGGCACGCCTAGTGAGGAGACCTGGCCAGTAAGTATGTCCTCCCATTGAGACTAtatcatttctcttttttaatCCAGATTTAATCATACAGttcagtatattataaaaatcaagtAAATCAGTGTAGTCTATACTAATTTCGAAGTCAAGTGATCAAGGAAGGCTATGTTCTCAAAAAAGTAAGTGTCATAGGTTCAAGATTTCTCTCTGCATCATTCAtcagccatccagtgtaatccaGATGAGGATGTTTTCTCACTCAATCAATCATTTATTGACAGAACACAAAGAGTATAACAACATCATCAGTTAAAGGATAACAACAATCCAACAAATTTACttatatagattaatttattgtaataacttttgtTATGGTTGTatagatttattgtatttttaatctatataatttTAGGATTAATAAGATATTATTTCGAAGCAGTATGACATGAAAAAATAGACTATGGAAGCTAAGTGAAGCCTATGATTTCAGGGGGTGACAAGCCTGACAGATTACATCCAGTTCAAGGCCTTCCCCGGTACTCCACTAAACCACATCTTCACCGCAGCTGGAGACGATCTGCTTGCTTTGCTCGCAGGTCTTCTCTCTCTCAATCCACTCAACAGGCTCAACTGCGCTGAGGCCTTGCAGATGCCTTACTTCAGGTGAGGTCTAGGCTCTCTATGAATTATTACACATTTGCTGTGGGAAAGGCAATGTGCAAACTTAAAAGTTGGAATCatccaaatggtttattttatactagctgtttcccgcggcttcgcacgcttttcgtaagttttgcccgcgtatgagcatttctggttgaagtaaattatatttccaaccccgatgtagattttaccttgatgtcacgatcaagaaaatatgtcaaaaagtcaaaaatatttatgtttacttagttactgtcaaaaataacaacaatttttttgtcgcattatatatgtttacaaagaacagctgattaaaaatttgaaaagactctttcacttaataacatatgtttgctgcaatgcatttcttacgggtatttctgtaaccagtggggcggaatcctgaatcgggaaagggataaaaagtatcctataaccttctacagatcaagacgaacaaattaaaaaaaaaattaggcgaatccgtccagccgtttgtgagtgatgctgttacacacgaacagtttcattttatatatatatagatatctaAAAATAACGTCTGGATATccaaaatgttcattgaaaatgTCCAGGAACCCTTGTTAATTGGAATTGATTATTGGATTTCCAGGACTAGAATTCCAGCCTGTTGCTATTGGAGCCAGTCCTTGTCCAGTCTATACTCAATAATTTACTGGTTTTCAGCTTCCAACCCTTCTGGTATCCGTAATTCagttttttccattaaaaaaatattttttaatgtttatactttCCAATATCAATATCATCCACTCTTGAACAAGTCATCATcatcagaatttaaaataattcttctcTGTCAGAAAATAAGTGTTAGAACAATTAAATATCCTCCTCCATGGTCTACAGCTACATATGGTACACTAAACACAGGACACAGCAGAGAAAACTAAGATGGTGATACAAAAATGGTTTGAGCGAAATTTAACAGTGGAACCTGCACTACACACGGTAGCAGCACAACCTCCCTCACCCATTATTGGCTTATACTGAGGCAGCCAGCGAAGTGGGAGGGCTGGATTTCCAGTCAGTCACAGCTCAAAGCCTTTGCTAGTTTTGGAGGACTAGGATTGTAGCCTTCCACAGTGGACGTGTTAAAGTGTACACTTCTGCCTTTACAGTTATTTCCGGTCAACTTCTCTTTATTTGTAAAAGAGTatcaattttgatcaaaatacaGTAAAGTTGTAATCATGGATATCCAAACAACTTCCAACTAGCTATCTTCTTTGGTagtgctaaaataataaaattcaatgtgtaaaaatttgttttcaagcAAGAAGACAGTTATTGGCACTTCAGACTGTTTATTGTAGGAACAAAACAAACTTTATGTATGGTacagtttttaagaaatttgtaaTAGCTTATTTGatgatatataataatgtaatatgagatgtataaaatgtaagtaattaacaattatgaattaaaacattcACTGCCAAGCATAGTAGTACTGGATGCATAAAGAAACCAATACAGTGCATGTAGAAATGACTGGTGTCTACAGAAGgtattatattaatgttgttatgGATTTATTCTTCTaaataattacatgttattatgtaatattagtgttatcagctttcttttaaatattggCAGGTTTGAACACTTGGACACATACAGCCCCAACTATTGACTATTTACTTAACCACTGTAGTTATTGTTTTGATACTATAGAAGTTTGCTAGCTGGCGAATGTACATCGTAAAGTTAATCCATAAGAATAATTTCTCCCAACAGTTAAGATGGGTTGCTGTGAAACTAATTTGTTTTCATCAGTTGTTGTGGGCGTAAGACTTGGAAAAACAACAGAAAGTTCATCCAAACTAAGAAGCTAAACTACTTTTGTACtcaattgaaataattttcacAGTTTCCAGCAATGGTTTTGAGTGTAATGGTATCCATGCATCTCTTTTGATCTTCCAatagtcacatttattttcaatctctaaATAGTGTTTTCCTTCCTATCTCGCTAGAAGTCTGCTCTTGTATATTCCTTTAATAAGAACTCAGCCCCAACGTCATATTTACATTATAGGCCAGTAAATATTCCACCTTCATTAATTTTCTATGCCCAGCAAGATTTTACTctctttatctttattttttactctgCATTTTATTAACTCTGCTTAAACACTGTAAACACTACATGTGCACTGATGACTTGCAAATTtagtcactttaaaaaaattgattttattaatgattgtattagaagaataacattaaaatggTTACATAGTCCAAAACTCATGGTCTAAGTCTAAACCAgtacaaaaacaaaaccaatcaTAGTTCAAATAActtgaattttgaaattcaattaacTTTAATACTATTGAatcattaataattgttaatggaaactctttattacttttttatttttattattatttttaaggagaggccgatccccgtTTTAGTCTTTTTCCTGCCTGTCCTCTTGGGctactggcctgtgcaaggagcttataaaacataataagcaggagagttgatacagtacaaggtcaatttacaaataattcttCTGGTTACTTTTAGTCTGAATCTCTTGTGCAAGTATAAGAATCACTTGCTCTGGATTTTGTTTTTTGAATGCCCAGCAGCACAGGACTCCAGTGTtctataaatatcttttatatagtGGCTTGTAAGTTTACAGAGGCATGAAATGACTCCCAATGCCATCACTTCCATTAAAACATTGCGTGCGGCGCAGTCACCGGTGGCCGTGCGCGCCTTTGTTTGTTTAAGGGTTTAGTGTGGTCCAGCCATTCTTATATtcggtaaaatattttacttcggTCAGTGTGTTAAGACTCAAAAGTTTGTAGTGACTCTGAAggatacatattattttattttatatggttaGCTGAGGCAGGTCAGAGACTTTCTATGGCTGTGGTGCTGGCAGCggaatgattattttaattgaaatgaaaatttacagaaataataagttgtaaatagtagtttagtaaataaataaaaaaatatcaatttatttaaaatttctacaatGTCTACATTGAATTTTGAAAGttgttaacttaataaatattttccattattttagatcttaaaatattttatactgttttctttaagttcaagtaattatttggttttgtgtagttatatatattttatctgtttttattttttgagttcatttggttgattttttctacattttaagtAAAGGCGATCATCTCACAACTatgttcatgtaaataaaaaagttcattcGCATCATACAGAGACTGACTtccttcaaatcaaatcaaatatcctttatttccatcagacatgtaacatgcattggattgcatcataaatatttaaaaaaaaaaaaaaaaacacatgtacagttttgtatctataaaattattattaatcaa contains these protein-coding regions:
- the LOC124366736 gene encoding cyclin-dependent kinase 7-like, producing the protein MVRELCADVFGHRSNISLVFDFMDTDLEVIVKDSSIVLTPANIKAYMIMTLEGLEYLHINWILHRDLKPNNLLVNSKGVLKIGDFGLAKFFGSPTRIYTHQVVTRWYRSPELLFGARMYAVGVDMWAVGCILAELLLRLPFLPGESDLDQLTKIFQALGTPSEETWPGVTSLTDYIQFKAFPGTPLNHIFTAAGDDLLALLAGLLSLNPLNRLNCAEALQMPYFRNKPHPSLGSQLPLPSNITQHAERPNLKRKLADKLEGGVQPKKLMFDTTF